Proteins encoded in a region of the Thermocaproicibacter melissae genome:
- the rd gene encoding rubredoxin, producing the protein MQKYVCSVCGYVYDPEEGDPENGIAPGTKFEDLPDDWTCPLCGAGKEEFEPRE; encoded by the coding sequence ATGCAAAAATATGTCTGCAGTGTCTGCGGTTATGTTTATGACCCGGAAGAGGGAGATCCCGAAAACGGAATTGCACCTGGTACAAAGTTTGAAGACTTACCGGATGACTGGACATGCCCGCTGTGCGGCGCCGGAAAAGAAGAGTTCGAGCCAAGGGAATAA
- a CDS encoding FadR/GntR family transcriptional regulator yields the protein MGKPAQNLPQKLADDILAYIVSKHMQPGEKLPNETILSEKLNAGRSSVREAMKLLVSRNIIEVRQGSGTYISSRMGMSDDPLGLVLLGDNPKLVYDLLQIRILVEPAITAMAARNATASDIREIYRLCEEAEKKFRAGEDFTEADISFHQAIARSSNNLVAPRLTSVINRTVESAAKMARNKSLEDAFMIHRDIADAIAAHDQAEAQDAMLLHLIISRRAMMKCSDQPQKVNNPALCPVPQGNS from the coding sequence ATGGGCAAACCAGCACAGAATCTACCACAGAAATTGGCGGATGACATTTTGGCATATATTGTAAGCAAACATATGCAGCCGGGAGAAAAGCTCCCAAATGAAACAATTCTTTCTGAAAAACTGAATGCGGGCCGCAGCTCGGTCCGTGAAGCAATGAAGCTGCTTGTTTCAAGGAATATTATTGAAGTGAGGCAGGGCTCGGGCACTTACATATCGAGCCGAATGGGAATGAGTGATGACCCGCTGGGGCTTGTTCTGCTTGGTGATAACCCAAAACTCGTTTATGACTTACTTCAAATTCGCATTCTTGTTGAACCGGCTATTACCGCAATGGCAGCCCGTAACGCAACCGCAAGCGACATACGGGAAATTTATCGGCTTTGCGAAGAAGCGGAAAAGAAATTCAGAGCCGGTGAAGATTTCACGGAAGCAGATATCAGTTTTCACCAAGCTATTGCAAGAAGCAGTAATAATCTGGTCGCTCCGCGGCTTACCTCAGTCATTAACCGCACCGTCGAGAGTGCGGCGAAAATGGCTAGGAACAAATCTCTTGAAGATGCATTCATGATTCACCGAGACATTGCAGATGCTATCGCTGCACATGATCAAGCTGAAGCACAGGATGCGATGCTCCTGCACTTGATCATCAGCCGCCGGGCCATGATGAAATGTTCGGATCAACCTCAGAAGGTTAATAATCCGGCATTATGCCCTGTCCCACAAGGCAATTCTTGA
- a CDS encoding Hsp20/alpha crystallin family protein has product MFDLIPFERRSASLFDAFDRMFDEAFFGLEKQFAPCRTDIIDQGDKYVLKADMPGFRKEDIKISIQGDQLNISAERNEDTSEQDNRGNYVRRERRYNALSRSFGLDGIDSSRISASYENGVLTLELPKLKEALPEAKTIEIK; this is encoded by the coding sequence ATGTTTGATTTGATTCCTTTTGAGCGCAGAAGTGCAAGCCTTTTTGATGCATTTGATCGTATGTTTGACGAAGCCTTTTTCGGACTGGAAAAACAATTCGCTCCCTGCCGCACCGACATTATTGACCAAGGCGACAAATATGTGCTAAAGGCCGACATGCCCGGCTTCCGCAAAGAAGATATAAAAATCAGCATTCAAGGTGATCAACTGAACATCTCAGCAGAACGCAACGAAGACACCAGCGAGCAAGACAATAGAGGCAATTATGTACGTCGTGAAAGAAGGTACAATGCACTGAGCCGTAGCTTCGGGCTGGACGGAATTGATTCCAGCAGAATCTCTGCTAGTTATGAAAACGGCGTCCTGACGCTTGAACTTCCGAAGTTGAAAGAGGCTCTTCCTGAAGCTAAAACCATCGAAATCAAATAA
- a CDS encoding cation-translocating P-type ATPase, translating into MKYHLESTKEVLKAVGSRPEGITELQARKRLEESGKNKLAEPPKDSLIKRFFQQLGEPMTIILIAAAVISAVTSAYANESFADVFIILAVVIINAVLGVYQEHKAEKAIDALQEMAAATSKVLRDGTLVQVKSEDLVVGDVVVLEAGDSVPADCRIIESADLKTQESALTGESVPVEKTSDALSLHGAKEIPLGDRKNMAYMGSAVVYGRGKAVVVATGMNTEMGKIADALTKAKQSLTPLQIKLSQLSKVLTYLVVGICVFMFAFSLLRAGNITRDIVLNTFMVAVSLAVAAIPEGLAAVVTVVLSIGVTNMSKRNAIIRKLTAVETLGCAQVICSDKTGTLTQNKMTVVEHYGDDKEKLATALALCSDAILEPNGEIKGEPTENALVAYADSLSLKKYDLERKYPRVKEAPFDSVRKMMTTIHKAENGYVQYTKGAPDVILSRCTSVLVNGSEVPITDELRSKIANENSRMAHQALRVLGAAYKNHAEIPQTNDTEELEQGMVFLGLVGMIDPVRPDAAAAVRECRDAGIRVNMITGDHKDTAAAIAAQLGILSDESQAITGSELDEISDDELKKTVENYSVYARVQPEHKVRIVNAWKSRGMVTAMTGDGVNDAPAIKNADIGVGMGITGTDVTKNVADMVLADDNFSTIVAAVEEGRRIYDNIRKTIQFLLSSNLSEVFAVFVSMLLGFTILKPVHLLWINLITDSIPALALGMEDKEADLMKRRPRNPKEGIFAGGVGFDIAYQGVLIACITLAAYFIGHFMEAGVWAFTNSPDGMTMAFLTMSMAEMFHSFNMRSQRDSIFTIKSKNLVLIGAMAGSLLLTSAVIFIPALSNLFGFEKISADEYFTAMLLAFLVIPIVELVKFMQRLRAKRSALSEK; encoded by the coding sequence ATGAAGTATCATCTCGAAAGTACAAAAGAGGTGCTTAAAGCAGTCGGCAGCAGGCCGGAAGGTATCACGGAACTGCAAGCACGGAAGAGGCTGGAAGAATCCGGCAAGAACAAACTGGCTGAGCCGCCGAAGGATTCTCTTATCAAACGCTTCTTCCAGCAGCTCGGCGAACCGATGACGATTATATTAATCGCAGCTGCTGTTATTTCTGCGGTCACATCTGCTTATGCAAACGAATCTTTCGCAGATGTTTTTATCATTCTGGCCGTTGTCATAATCAATGCCGTGCTCGGCGTTTATCAGGAACATAAAGCAGAGAAGGCAATAGACGCACTACAGGAAATGGCGGCAGCCACTTCCAAAGTCCTACGCGATGGCACACTCGTGCAGGTGAAAAGCGAAGACCTTGTAGTCGGGGACGTCGTCGTCCTTGAAGCGGGCGATTCCGTACCGGCCGACTGCCGAATCATCGAAAGCGCTGACTTAAAAACGCAGGAATCGGCGCTGACGGGCGAATCTGTGCCGGTGGAGAAAACCTCGGATGCGCTTTCGCTTCATGGCGCAAAAGAAATCCCGTTAGGCGACAGAAAGAACATGGCCTATATGGGGAGTGCCGTCGTCTACGGACGCGGAAAAGCGGTTGTGGTAGCGACGGGAATGAATACCGAAATGGGCAAAATCGCCGATGCACTGACGAAGGCGAAGCAGAGCCTTACCCCGCTTCAAATAAAGCTTTCTCAGCTCAGTAAAGTGCTTACTTATCTTGTTGTAGGCATTTGCGTGTTCATGTTTGCTTTCAGCCTTCTGAGGGCGGGGAATATCACCAGAGATATTGTCCTCAACACCTTCATGGTTGCCGTGAGTTTGGCTGTCGCAGCGATTCCGGAAGGCCTTGCCGCGGTTGTTACGGTCGTCCTCTCCATCGGGGTTACAAACATGTCGAAGCGCAATGCAATTATCCGAAAGCTCACGGCAGTGGAGACGCTTGGCTGTGCACAGGTGATTTGTTCCGATAAAACCGGAACCCTCACACAGAACAAGATGACTGTGGTCGAGCATTACGGAGACGATAAGGAAAAACTTGCCACTGCGTTGGCCCTCTGCAGCGATGCGATTTTGGAGCCAAACGGAGAAATCAAAGGCGAACCGACGGAAAATGCGCTGGTAGCCTACGCGGATTCCCTCTCTTTGAAAAAGTATGACCTCGAGCGAAAATATCCGCGCGTAAAAGAGGCTCCGTTCGATTCCGTCAGAAAGATGATGACGACGATTCACAAGGCCGAGAATGGATATGTGCAATACACCAAAGGCGCGCCTGACGTCATCTTGAGCCGCTGCACATCGGTGCTGGTAAATGGCTCTGAAGTTCCGATTACTGACGAACTCCGTAGCAAAATTGCGAATGAAAATTCCCGTATGGCCCATCAAGCGCTGCGCGTATTGGGCGCTGCCTACAAAAACCATGCCGAAATTCCTCAAACCAACGATACGGAGGAACTGGAGCAGGGAATGGTGTTTCTGGGACTTGTGGGAATGATTGACCCCGTTCGTCCGGATGCCGCCGCCGCTGTTCGTGAGTGCAGAGATGCCGGTATCCGTGTCAATATGATTACCGGCGACCATAAAGACACGGCTGCGGCGATTGCGGCGCAGCTCGGAATTCTTTCCGACGAATCTCAGGCGATTACAGGCTCGGAGCTGGATGAAATCAGCGACGACGAATTAAAGAAAACAGTCGAGAATTATTCGGTGTATGCTCGAGTCCAACCGGAACACAAGGTGCGAATCGTCAACGCATGGAAGAGCCGCGGAATGGTTACGGCCATGACGGGGGACGGTGTGAACGATGCTCCGGCAATCAAAAATGCCGATATCGGAGTCGGTATGGGAATTACCGGTACGGATGTTACCAAGAATGTAGCGGATATGGTCCTTGCGGATGATAATTTCTCGACCATTGTTGCAGCGGTCGAAGAAGGGCGCAGAATCTATGACAACATCCGAAAAACCATTCAGTTTCTGCTTTCCTCCAACCTCAGCGAAGTCTTTGCGGTCTTTGTTTCTATGCTTCTTGGTTTCACCATTCTGAAACCGGTTCATCTGCTGTGGATTAACCTAATTACAGACAGTATCCCAGCGCTGGCGCTCGGAATGGAAGATAAAGAGGCAGACCTGATGAAACGCAGGCCGAGAAACCCGAAAGAAGGAATCTTTGCCGGAGGGGTTGGCTTTGATATTGCTTACCAAGGCGTTCTGATTGCCTGCATAACCCTTGCAGCGTATTTCATCGGCCATTTTATGGAAGCGGGCGTCTGGGCGTTTACAAACAGCCCTGACGGCATGACTATGGCATTCCTTACCATGTCGATGGCGGAGATGTTCCATTCTTTCAACATGCGTTCCCAGCGGGATTCCATCTTTACCATCAAATCGAAGAACCTGGTTTTGATTGGTGCAATGGCCGGCTCGCTGTTGCTGACTTCTGCGGTGATTTTCATTCCTGCGCTTTCAAATCTGTTTGGGTTTGAAAAAATCTCCGCAGACGAATACTTTACCGCAATGCTGCTGGCGTTCCTGGTCATTCCGATTGTTGAATTGGTCAAGTTTATGCAAAGGCTGCGTGCAAAACGCAGTGCGCTTTCCGAGAAATAA
- a CDS encoding ArsR/SmtB family transcription factor, with translation MSPLVPEVDKCDCTVIHEDIVKKVRENMPDEESLMDLADLFKVFADSTRVKILCALSLSEMCVCDIASLLGMTNSAISHQLRILKQSKLIKNRREGKVVYYSLGDEHVNNIFSQGLSHVSE, from the coding sequence ATGAGTCCACTGGTTCCTGAAGTTGATAAATGTGACTGCACGGTGATACATGAGGATATTGTGAAAAAAGTTCGTGAGAATATGCCCGATGAAGAATCCTTGATGGACCTTGCCGACCTTTTCAAAGTGTTCGCCGATTCAACGCGCGTAAAAATCCTCTGTGCGTTGTCTCTTTCCGAAATGTGTGTTTGCGATATCGCGTCGCTGCTCGGAATGACAAATTCGGCAATTTCGCATCAGCTCCGTATTCTGAAACAATCGAAGCTAATCAAAAACCGCCGTGAAGGAAAAGTTGTTTACTATTCGCTTGGCGACGAGCACGTCAACAATATTTTCTCACAGGGACTTTCGCATGTTTCCGAATAA
- a CDS encoding sigma-E processing peptidase SpoIIGA, which translates to MKQTVYIDVLMAVNFFLNYFLLLACAKFLSLTFKRSRLAIASAVGAVFSFCVLLPEYPAALSLTIKFLMSVIIVLCAFGFGGIKRTIRNTLAFYVISFAFAGAMIAVWYFLAPQGLIIRNSIVYFNISPILLIVLAAGCYVVLTLIGRITGRRAPKELFCRITVQYHGISCGCNARVDTGNSLREPFSNYPVVVIEQSTIQRLIPPEGDLNFRLVPFEVVGGSGVLKAFRPDRLTIHYNDRIIQVSNVYIAVSPTRLGSYEALLNPDLLQTSG; encoded by the coding sequence ATGAAGCAAACAGTTTACATTGACGTTCTGATGGCGGTCAATTTCTTCCTGAACTATTTCCTTCTTCTCGCCTGCGCAAAGTTCCTTTCGTTGACCTTTAAGCGTTCTAGGCTGGCAATCGCTTCTGCAGTCGGAGCTGTCTTTTCGTTTTGCGTGCTTCTCCCGGAGTACCCCGCCGCTCTTTCCCTCACCATAAAATTTCTCATGTCCGTTATCATCGTTCTTTGTGCTTTCGGCTTCGGGGGAATTAAGCGCACCATTCGGAATACGCTTGCCTTTTATGTCATAAGTTTCGCCTTCGCGGGGGCAATGATTGCTGTATGGTATTTCTTGGCTCCCCAAGGACTAATTATCCGCAATTCAATCGTATATTTCAATATATCACCGATTCTTCTGATTGTTCTTGCCGCAGGTTGCTATGTGGTTCTCACTCTCATCGGGCGGATTACCGGACGGCGTGCCCCAAAAGAGCTTTTCTGCCGTATCACCGTGCAGTACCACGGGATTTCATGCGGGTGCAATGCACGCGTAGACACCGGGAACTCGCTTCGGGAGCCGTTTTCCAACTATCCCGTCGTGGTGATTGAACAAAGCACCATTCAGCGGCTGATTCCGCCGGAGGGCGACTTGAACTTTCGGCTTGTTCCGTTTGAGGTTGTCGGCGGCTCAGGCGTTCTGAAAGCGTTCCGCCCCGACCGGCTTACCATCCATTATAATGACCGAATCATTCAGGTTTCAAATGTTTACATAGCGGTTTCTCCTACAAGACTTGGAAGTTACGAAGCTTTGTTGAATCCTGACCTTCTGCAGACATCCGGCTAA